One genomic segment of Scylla paramamosain isolate STU-SP2022 chromosome 9, ASM3559412v1, whole genome shotgun sequence includes these proteins:
- the LOC135103803 gene encoding titin homolog isoform X1, whose translation MDLSVRRDEEEEEGSEKCPVNNGTVTPGEEVVVEQEEQGATTQSREGEGEETEGAGAVIDLSAAVPASNKRLREGDETSEASGDCEAPPASRPRLATTPEANNTANHIENHQTPADDTPKVNGMSNGYESDSNGTNDVNDNEVEEEMPPIPPMKELTPEELAEKMKLVHRLQVELRNEEMKLVLLKKVRQSQVMKENVSTTANDTKTALNKLPSNTTATKLVPSQPPPVIKQNLSAKASSSAIPAHIKVSQEYKQQVKNMTSAVTSESLSPSALQAQKHLLARGPVSGTTLTSTGGGNGSGSSSSKSSNGGNGGNSSNMLSGLPPNLNLPFNLSREVEIIRKDSPASSSSPGPGPLDSPSQVSISKVRTSTPHSSHPSTDRALIKVRTSPSCRPSARPLLLHYLSLPVSNSNSSSSSSSNTSSSRVDDTHTPAQRQAAARLALRKQLEKTLLRIPPPKPPPPEMHFIPNPNNTEFIYLLGLEQCVEHILLNGKMTDPRPVPFICSQCGTDFTPAWKWDKAYLKSKIKVENGQEGKVVCELCVTTNLKQALKQEHTNRLKAAFVKALQQEQEIEARMAQVWPKKDQRHYRREVGKSSPIPNVYNREDRRRSVMPDSTDFLTVGGRGSSSSVVILPRQASPQPDISSASVSMTPVTASLPSPSARLPSSVSVTAVKSDYGHNSRSSSHRSSPSVATQLQMQRERERQKEREREREREREREREREREREREREREREKEREREREREREREREREREKERQQREKEQREREQREREQREKEMFLPPGLTKQQKEQYMQSMTAAAAMAAAMSNPAALQHLQAAQQQMIRMQGLSAAAAAAASQQLPAHMLAPYLLGPYNPFGLGQLQQLMAASAAQLVPAASSAPSPSNSSNSSSSSSSKSLAQQQQQEIMRQAAEVHRQYLLDMIPSGGLHSQQSHSKWKS comes from the exons ATGGATCTCAGTGTCAG acgtgatgaagaggaagaagagggaagtgagaagTGTCCTGTGAACAATGGTACTGTGACCcctggggaggaggtggtggtggagcaggaggagcagggggcCACCACCCAGtccagggagggggagggggaggagacagAGGGTGCTGGGGCAGTCATAGATCTCTCAGCTGCTGTTCCAGCTTCCAACAAGAGACTCAGAGAAG GTGATGAAACATCTGAGGCATCAGGGGACTGTGAGGCCCCGCCTGCATCCCGCCCCAGGCTGGCCACCACTCCGGAGGCCAACAACACTGCCAACCACATTGAGAACCACCAGACCCCGGCAGATGACACCCCAAAGGTCAACGGGATGAGCAACGGCTACGAGAGTGACAGCAATGGCACAAATGACGTGAACGAcaatgaggtggaggaagagatgcccCCGATTCCCCCCATGAAGGAGCTGACCCCAGAGGAGCTGGCGGAGAAGATGAAGCTTGTCCACCGACTGCAGGTAGAGCTTCGCAATGAGGAGATGAAGCTGGTACTCCTCAAGAAGGTCAGGCAGTCCCAG GTGATGAAGGAGAATGTGAGTACTACTGCCAATGACACAAAGACTGCACTCAACAAACTTCCCTCTAACACAACGGCTACCAAGCTGGTCCCCTCACAGCCTCCCCCAGTCATCAAGCAAAATTTGAGTGCCAAG gcctcctcctctgccatccCAGCACACATCAAGGTGTCACAGGAATATAAACAGCAAGTGAAGAACATGACATCAGCTGTCACTTCTGAGTCACTGTCTCCTAGTGCTCTGCAAGCACAGAAACACCTTTTGGCAAGAG GTCCTGTATCAGGGACCACCCTGACCAGTACCGGAGGTGGTAATGGATCGGGCAGCTCCAGCAGCAAGTCAAGCAATGGAGGCAATGGAGGCAATTCATCCAACATGCTCTCCGGCTTGCCACCTAACTTGAACCTGCCCTTCAACTTGTCACGGGAGGTGGAGATCATTCGCAAGGACTCACCtgcgtcctcttcctctcccggcCCCGGCCCCCTGGACTCTCCCTCCCAGGTGTCCATCTCCAAGGTGCGGACGTCCACCCCTCACTCCTCACACCCATCAACCGACCGTGCCCTCATAAAGGTTCGCACATCACCCTCATGCCGCCCCTCAGCCAGGCCACTGCTTCTCCACTACCTCTCCTTA CCAGtgagcaacagcaacagtagcagcagcagtagtagcaataccaGCAGCAGTCGCGTGGATGACACCCACACCCCTGCCCAGCGCCAGGCAGCTGCTCGACTGGCTCTGAGGAAGCAGCTGGAAAAGACGCTACTCAGG ATTCCACCTCCCAAACCACCTCCTCCAGAGATGCATTTCATCCCCAACCCCAACAATACTGAATTCATCTACCTACTTGGCCTGGAGCAGTGTGTGGAGCACATCCTGCTGAATGGCAAGATGACTGACCCACGGCCTGTGCCCTTCATCTGTTCCCAGTGTGGCACAGACTTTACCCCTGCATGGAAGTGGGACAAGGCTTATCTCAAGTCTAAGA TTAAAGTTGAAAATGGGCAGGAGGGCAAGGTGGTGTGCGAGCTGTGCGTCACCACCAACCTCAAGCAGGCCCTCAAGCAGGAGCACACCAACCGCCTAAAAGCCGCATTCGTGAAAGCCCTGCAGCAGGAACAAGAGATAGAGGCTCGCATGGCGCAGGTATGGCCAAAGAAG GATCAGAGACATTACCGAAGAGAAGTTGGCAAATCGTCGCCGATTCCAAATGTTTACAACCGAGAGGATCGCCGCCGCTCAGTCATGCCAGACTCTACTGACTTCTTGACTGTAGGAGGGAGGGGGTCGTCATCCTCGGTTGTCATCTTACCACGTCAG GCTTCACCCCAGCCAGATATATCAAGTGCATCAGTATCTATGACACCCGTGACGGCCTCgctgccctctccctctgcccgGCTGCCCTCCAGTGTGTCAGTGACAGCCGTCAAATCAGATTATGGTCACAACTCCAGGAGCTCCAGCCACCGCTCCTCTCCTTCAGTGGCCACGCAGCTCCAGATGCAGCGGGAGCGtgagagacaaaaggagagggaaagagagagggagagggagagagaaagggaaagagaaagagaacgagaaagggagagggagagggaaagagaacgtgaaaaggagagggagagagaacgtGAACGGGAGCgggagcgggagagggagagggagcgtgagaaagagagacagcagcgggagaaggaacagagggagagggagcaacGTGAACGGGaacagagggaaaaggaaatgttCTTGCCACCAGGATTAACCaagcaacaaaaagaacagtacatgcaaagcatgacAGCAGCAGCTGCAATGGCTGCTGCCATGTCCAACCCAGCTGCACTGCAACATCTGCAGGCAGCTCAGCAACAAATGATAAGAATGCAAGGATTAAGtgctgcagctgcagcagctGCTTCCCAACAATTACCTGCTCATATGCTAGCACCGTATTTACTTGGGCCATATAATCCATTTGGTCTAGGCCAGTTGCAGCAGCTTATGGCTGCCTCAGCAGCTCAGTTAGTCCCAGCCGCTTCCTCTGCTCCCTCACCTTccaacagtagtaatagcagcagcagtagcagcagcaaaagtttagctcagcagcagcaacaagagatAATGCGTCAGGCTGCAGAGGTCCATCGACAGTACCTCCTGGACATGATCCCCTCGGGCGGCCTGCACAGCCAGCAGTCACACTCCAAATGGAAGAGCTGA
- the LOC135103803 gene encoding inner centromere protein A-like isoform X10 produces MDLSVRRDEEEEEGSEKCPVNNGTVTPGEEVVVEQEEQGATTQSREGEGEETEGAGAVIDLSAAVPASNKRLREGDETSEASGDCEAPPASRPRLATTPEANNTANHIENHQTPADDTPKVNGMSNGYESDSNGTNDVNDNEVEEEMPPIPPMKELTPEELAEKMKLVHRLQVELRNEEMKLVLLKKVRQSQVMKENVSTTANDTKTALNKLPSNTTATKLVPSQPPPVIKQNLSAKASSSAIPAHIKVSQEYKQQVKNMTSAVTSESLSPSALQAQKHLLARGPVSGTTLTSTGGGNGSGSSSSKSSNGGNGGNSSNMLSGLPPNLNLPFNLSREVEIIRKDSPASSSSPGPGPLDSPSQVSISKVRTSTPHSSHPSTDRALIKVRTSPSCRPSARPLLLHYLSLPVSNSNSSSSSSSNTSSSRVDDTHTPAQRQAAARLALRKQLEKTLLRIPPPKPPPPEMHFIPNPNNTEFIYLLGLEQCVEHILLNGKMTDPRPVPFICSQCGTDFTPAWKWDKAYLKSKIKVENGQEGKVVCELCVTTNLKQALKQEHTNRLKAAFVKALQQEQEIEARMAQVWPKKASPQPDISSASVSMTPVTASLPSPSARLPSSVSVTAVKSDYGHNSRSSSHRSSPSVATQLQMQRERERQKEREREREREREREREREREREREREREREKEREREREREREREREREREKERQQREKEQREREQREREQREKEMFLPPGLTKQQKEQYMQSMTAAAAMAAAMSNPAALQHLQAAQQQMIRMQGLSAAAAAAASQQLPAHMLAPYLLGPYNPFGLGQLQQLMAASAAQLVPAASSAPSPSNSSNSSSSSSSKSLAQQQQQEIMRQAAEVHRQYLLDMIPSGGLHSQQSHSKWKS; encoded by the exons ATGGATCTCAGTGTCAG acgtgatgaagaggaagaagagggaagtgagaagTGTCCTGTGAACAATGGTACTGTGACCcctggggaggaggtggtggtggagcaggaggagcagggggcCACCACCCAGtccagggagggggagggggaggagacagAGGGTGCTGGGGCAGTCATAGATCTCTCAGCTGCTGTTCCAGCTTCCAACAAGAGACTCAGAGAAG GTGATGAAACATCTGAGGCATCAGGGGACTGTGAGGCCCCGCCTGCATCCCGCCCCAGGCTGGCCACCACTCCGGAGGCCAACAACACTGCCAACCACATTGAGAACCACCAGACCCCGGCAGATGACACCCCAAAGGTCAACGGGATGAGCAACGGCTACGAGAGTGACAGCAATGGCACAAATGACGTGAACGAcaatgaggtggaggaagagatgcccCCGATTCCCCCCATGAAGGAGCTGACCCCAGAGGAGCTGGCGGAGAAGATGAAGCTTGTCCACCGACTGCAGGTAGAGCTTCGCAATGAGGAGATGAAGCTGGTACTCCTCAAGAAGGTCAGGCAGTCCCAG GTGATGAAGGAGAATGTGAGTACTACTGCCAATGACACAAAGACTGCACTCAACAAACTTCCCTCTAACACAACGGCTACCAAGCTGGTCCCCTCACAGCCTCCCCCAGTCATCAAGCAAAATTTGAGTGCCAAG gcctcctcctctgccatccCAGCACACATCAAGGTGTCACAGGAATATAAACAGCAAGTGAAGAACATGACATCAGCTGTCACTTCTGAGTCACTGTCTCCTAGTGCTCTGCAAGCACAGAAACACCTTTTGGCAAGAG GTCCTGTATCAGGGACCACCCTGACCAGTACCGGAGGTGGTAATGGATCGGGCAGCTCCAGCAGCAAGTCAAGCAATGGAGGCAATGGAGGCAATTCATCCAACATGCTCTCCGGCTTGCCACCTAACTTGAACCTGCCCTTCAACTTGTCACGGGAGGTGGAGATCATTCGCAAGGACTCACCtgcgtcctcttcctctcccggcCCCGGCCCCCTGGACTCTCCCTCCCAGGTGTCCATCTCCAAGGTGCGGACGTCCACCCCTCACTCCTCACACCCATCAACCGACCGTGCCCTCATAAAGGTTCGCACATCACCCTCATGCCGCCCCTCAGCCAGGCCACTGCTTCTCCACTACCTCTCCTTA CCAGtgagcaacagcaacagtagcagcagcagtagtagcaataccaGCAGCAGTCGCGTGGATGACACCCACACCCCTGCCCAGCGCCAGGCAGCTGCTCGACTGGCTCTGAGGAAGCAGCTGGAAAAGACGCTACTCAGG ATTCCACCTCCCAAACCACCTCCTCCAGAGATGCATTTCATCCCCAACCCCAACAATACTGAATTCATCTACCTACTTGGCCTGGAGCAGTGTGTGGAGCACATCCTGCTGAATGGCAAGATGACTGACCCACGGCCTGTGCCCTTCATCTGTTCCCAGTGTGGCACAGACTTTACCCCTGCATGGAAGTGGGACAAGGCTTATCTCAAGTCTAAGA TTAAAGTTGAAAATGGGCAGGAGGGCAAGGTGGTGTGCGAGCTGTGCGTCACCACCAACCTCAAGCAGGCCCTCAAGCAGGAGCACACCAACCGCCTAAAAGCCGCATTCGTGAAAGCCCTGCAGCAGGAACAAGAGATAGAGGCTCGCATGGCGCAGGTATGGCCAAAGAAG GCTTCACCCCAGCCAGATATATCAAGTGCATCAGTATCTATGACACCCGTGACGGCCTCgctgccctctccctctgcccgGCTGCCCTCCAGTGTGTCAGTGACAGCCGTCAAATCAGATTATGGTCACAACTCCAGGAGCTCCAGCCACCGCTCCTCTCCTTCAGTGGCCACGCAGCTCCAGATGCAGCGGGAGCGtgagagacaaaaggagagggaaagagagagggagagggagagagaaagggaaagagaaagagaacgagaaagggagagggagagggaaagagaacgtgaaaaggagagggagagagaacgtGAACGGGAGCgggagcgggagagggagagggagcgtgagaaagagagacagcagcgggagaaggaacagagggagagggagcaacGTGAACGGGaacagagggaaaaggaaatgttCTTGCCACCAGGATTAACCaagcaacaaaaagaacagtacatgcaaagcatgacAGCAGCAGCTGCAATGGCTGCTGCCATGTCCAACCCAGCTGCACTGCAACATCTGCAGGCAGCTCAGCAACAAATGATAAGAATGCAAGGATTAAGtgctgcagctgcagcagctGCTTCCCAACAATTACCTGCTCATATGCTAGCACCGTATTTACTTGGGCCATATAATCCATTTGGTCTAGGCCAGTTGCAGCAGCTTATGGCTGCCTCAGCAGCTCAGTTAGTCCCAGCCGCTTCCTCTGCTCCCTCACCTTccaacagtagtaatagcagcagcagtagcagcagcaaaagtttagctcagcagcagcaacaagagatAATGCGTCAGGCTGCAGAGGTCCATCGACAGTACCTCCTGGACATGATCCCCTCGGGCGGCCTGCACAGCCAGCAGTCACACTCCAAATGGAAGAGCTGA
- the LOC135103803 gene encoding AF4/FMR2 family member lilli-like isoform X3 — protein sequence MDLSVRRDEEEEEGSEKCPVNNGTVTPGEEVVVEQEEQGATTQSREGEGEETEGAGAVIDLSAAVPASNKRLREGDETSEASGDCEAPPASRPRLATTPEANNTANHIENHQTPADDTPKVNGMSNGYESDSNGTNDVNDNEVEEEMPPIPPMKELTPEELAEKMKLVHRLQVELRNEEMKLVLLKKVRQSQVMKENVSTTANDTKTALNKLPSNTTATKLVPSQPPPVIKQNLSAKASSSAIPAHIKVSQEYKQQVKNMTSAVTSESLSPSALQAQKHLLARGPVSGTTLTSTGGGNGSGSSSSKSSNGGNGGNSSNMLSGLPPNLNLPFNLSREVEIIRKDSPASSSSPGPGPLDSPSQVSISKVRTSTPHSSHPSTDRALIKVRTSPSCRPSARPLLLHYLSLPVSNSNSSSSSSSNTSSSRVDDTHTPAQRQAAARLALRKQLEKTLLRIPPPKPPPPEMHFIPNPNNTEFIYLLGLEQCVEHILLNGKMTDPRPVPFICSQCGTDFTPAWKWDKAYLKSKIKVENGQEGKVVCELCVTTNLKQALKQEHTNRLKAAFVKALQQEQEIEARMAQDQRHYRREVGKSSPIPNVYNREDRRRSVMPDSTDFLTVGGRGSSSSVVILPRQASPQPDISSASVSMTPVTASLPSPSARLPSSVSVTAVKSDYGHNSRSSSHRSSPSVATQLQMQRERERQKEREREREREREREREREREREREREREREKEREREREREREREREREREKERQQREKEQREREQREREQREKEMFLPPGLTKQQKEQYMQSMTAAAAMAAAMSNPAALQHLQAAQQQMIRMQGLSAAAAAAASQQLPAHMLAPYLLGPYNPFGLGQLQQLMAASAAQLVPAASSAPSPSNSSNSSSSSSSKSLAQQQQQEIMRQAAEVHRQYLLDMIPSGGLHSQQSHSKWKS from the exons ATGGATCTCAGTGTCAG acgtgatgaagaggaagaagagggaagtgagaagTGTCCTGTGAACAATGGTACTGTGACCcctggggaggaggtggtggtggagcaggaggagcagggggcCACCACCCAGtccagggagggggagggggaggagacagAGGGTGCTGGGGCAGTCATAGATCTCTCAGCTGCTGTTCCAGCTTCCAACAAGAGACTCAGAGAAG GTGATGAAACATCTGAGGCATCAGGGGACTGTGAGGCCCCGCCTGCATCCCGCCCCAGGCTGGCCACCACTCCGGAGGCCAACAACACTGCCAACCACATTGAGAACCACCAGACCCCGGCAGATGACACCCCAAAGGTCAACGGGATGAGCAACGGCTACGAGAGTGACAGCAATGGCACAAATGACGTGAACGAcaatgaggtggaggaagagatgcccCCGATTCCCCCCATGAAGGAGCTGACCCCAGAGGAGCTGGCGGAGAAGATGAAGCTTGTCCACCGACTGCAGGTAGAGCTTCGCAATGAGGAGATGAAGCTGGTACTCCTCAAGAAGGTCAGGCAGTCCCAG GTGATGAAGGAGAATGTGAGTACTACTGCCAATGACACAAAGACTGCACTCAACAAACTTCCCTCTAACACAACGGCTACCAAGCTGGTCCCCTCACAGCCTCCCCCAGTCATCAAGCAAAATTTGAGTGCCAAG gcctcctcctctgccatccCAGCACACATCAAGGTGTCACAGGAATATAAACAGCAAGTGAAGAACATGACATCAGCTGTCACTTCTGAGTCACTGTCTCCTAGTGCTCTGCAAGCACAGAAACACCTTTTGGCAAGAG GTCCTGTATCAGGGACCACCCTGACCAGTACCGGAGGTGGTAATGGATCGGGCAGCTCCAGCAGCAAGTCAAGCAATGGAGGCAATGGAGGCAATTCATCCAACATGCTCTCCGGCTTGCCACCTAACTTGAACCTGCCCTTCAACTTGTCACGGGAGGTGGAGATCATTCGCAAGGACTCACCtgcgtcctcttcctctcccggcCCCGGCCCCCTGGACTCTCCCTCCCAGGTGTCCATCTCCAAGGTGCGGACGTCCACCCCTCACTCCTCACACCCATCAACCGACCGTGCCCTCATAAAGGTTCGCACATCACCCTCATGCCGCCCCTCAGCCAGGCCACTGCTTCTCCACTACCTCTCCTTA CCAGtgagcaacagcaacagtagcagcagcagtagtagcaataccaGCAGCAGTCGCGTGGATGACACCCACACCCCTGCCCAGCGCCAGGCAGCTGCTCGACTGGCTCTGAGGAAGCAGCTGGAAAAGACGCTACTCAGG ATTCCACCTCCCAAACCACCTCCTCCAGAGATGCATTTCATCCCCAACCCCAACAATACTGAATTCATCTACCTACTTGGCCTGGAGCAGTGTGTGGAGCACATCCTGCTGAATGGCAAGATGACTGACCCACGGCCTGTGCCCTTCATCTGTTCCCAGTGTGGCACAGACTTTACCCCTGCATGGAAGTGGGACAAGGCTTATCTCAAGTCTAAGA TTAAAGTTGAAAATGGGCAGGAGGGCAAGGTGGTGTGCGAGCTGTGCGTCACCACCAACCTCAAGCAGGCCCTCAAGCAGGAGCACACCAACCGCCTAAAAGCCGCATTCGTGAAAGCCCTGCAGCAGGAACAAGAGATAGAGGCTCGCATGGCGCAG GATCAGAGACATTACCGAAGAGAAGTTGGCAAATCGTCGCCGATTCCAAATGTTTACAACCGAGAGGATCGCCGCCGCTCAGTCATGCCAGACTCTACTGACTTCTTGACTGTAGGAGGGAGGGGGTCGTCATCCTCGGTTGTCATCTTACCACGTCAG GCTTCACCCCAGCCAGATATATCAAGTGCATCAGTATCTATGACACCCGTGACGGCCTCgctgccctctccctctgcccgGCTGCCCTCCAGTGTGTCAGTGACAGCCGTCAAATCAGATTATGGTCACAACTCCAGGAGCTCCAGCCACCGCTCCTCTCCTTCAGTGGCCACGCAGCTCCAGATGCAGCGGGAGCGtgagagacaaaaggagagggaaagagagagggagagggagagagaaagggaaagagaaagagaacgagaaagggagagggagagggaaagagaacgtgaaaaggagagggagagagaacgtGAACGGGAGCgggagcgggagagggagagggagcgtgagaaagagagacagcagcgggagaaggaacagagggagagggagcaacGTGAACGGGaacagagggaaaaggaaatgttCTTGCCACCAGGATTAACCaagcaacaaaaagaacagtacatgcaaagcatgacAGCAGCAGCTGCAATGGCTGCTGCCATGTCCAACCCAGCTGCACTGCAACATCTGCAGGCAGCTCAGCAACAAATGATAAGAATGCAAGGATTAAGtgctgcagctgcagcagctGCTTCCCAACAATTACCTGCTCATATGCTAGCACCGTATTTACTTGGGCCATATAATCCATTTGGTCTAGGCCAGTTGCAGCAGCTTATGGCTGCCTCAGCAGCTCAGTTAGTCCCAGCCGCTTCCTCTGCTCCCTCACCTTccaacagtagtaatagcagcagcagtagcagcagcaaaagtttagctcagcagcagcaacaagagatAATGCGTCAGGCTGCAGAGGTCCATCGACAGTACCTCCTGGACATGATCCCCTCGGGCGGCCTGCACAGCCAGCAGTCACACTCCAAATGGAAGAGCTGA
- the LOC135103803 gene encoding inner centromere protein A-like isoform X13 has protein sequence MDLSVRRDEEEEEGSEKCPVNNGTVTPGEEVVVEQEEQGATTQSREGEGEETEGAGAVIDLSAAVPASNKRLREGDETSEASGDCEAPPASRPRLATTPEANNTANHIENHQTPADDTPKVNGMSNGYESDSNGTNDVNDNEVEEEMPPIPPMKELTPEELAEKMKLVHRLQVELRNEEMKLVLLKKVRQSQVMKENVSTTANDTKTALNKLPSNTTATKLVPSQPPPVIKQNLSAKASSSAIPAHIKVSQEYKQQVKNMTSAVTSESLSPSALQAQKHLLARGPVSGTTLTSTGGGNGSGSSSSKSSNGGNGGNSSNMLSGLPPNLNLPFNLSREVEIIRKDSPASSSSPGPGPLDSPSQVSISKVRTSTPHSSHPSTDRALIKPVSNSNSSSSSSSNTSSSRVDDTHTPAQRQAAARLALRKQLEKTLLRIPPPKPPPPEMHFIPNPNNTEFIYLLGLEQCVEHILLNGKMTDPRPVPFICSQCGTDFTPAWKWDKAYLKSKIKVENGQEGKVVCELCVTTNLKQALKQEHTNRLKAAFVKALQQEQEIEARMAQVWPKKASPQPDISSASVSMTPVTASLPSPSARLPSSVSVTAVKSDYGHNSRSSSHRSSPSVATQLQMQRERERQKEREREREREREREREREREREREREREREKEREREREREREREREREREKERQQREKEQREREQREREQREKEMFLPPGLTKQQKEQYMQSMTAAAAMAAAMSNPAALQHLQAAQQQMIRMQGLSAAAAAAASQQLPAHMLAPYLLGPYNPFGLGQLQQLMAASAAQLVPAASSAPSPSNSSNSSSSSSSKSLAQQQQQEIMRQAAEVHRQYLLDMIPSGGLHSQQSHSKWKS, from the exons ATGGATCTCAGTGTCAG acgtgatgaagaggaagaagagggaagtgagaagTGTCCTGTGAACAATGGTACTGTGACCcctggggaggaggtggtggtggagcaggaggagcagggggcCACCACCCAGtccagggagggggagggggaggagacagAGGGTGCTGGGGCAGTCATAGATCTCTCAGCTGCTGTTCCAGCTTCCAACAAGAGACTCAGAGAAG GTGATGAAACATCTGAGGCATCAGGGGACTGTGAGGCCCCGCCTGCATCCCGCCCCAGGCTGGCCACCACTCCGGAGGCCAACAACACTGCCAACCACATTGAGAACCACCAGACCCCGGCAGATGACACCCCAAAGGTCAACGGGATGAGCAACGGCTACGAGAGTGACAGCAATGGCACAAATGACGTGAACGAcaatgaggtggaggaagagatgcccCCGATTCCCCCCATGAAGGAGCTGACCCCAGAGGAGCTGGCGGAGAAGATGAAGCTTGTCCACCGACTGCAGGTAGAGCTTCGCAATGAGGAGATGAAGCTGGTACTCCTCAAGAAGGTCAGGCAGTCCCAG GTGATGAAGGAGAATGTGAGTACTACTGCCAATGACACAAAGACTGCACTCAACAAACTTCCCTCTAACACAACGGCTACCAAGCTGGTCCCCTCACAGCCTCCCCCAGTCATCAAGCAAAATTTGAGTGCCAAG gcctcctcctctgccatccCAGCACACATCAAGGTGTCACAGGAATATAAACAGCAAGTGAAGAACATGACATCAGCTGTCACTTCTGAGTCACTGTCTCCTAGTGCTCTGCAAGCACAGAAACACCTTTTGGCAAGAG GTCCTGTATCAGGGACCACCCTGACCAGTACCGGAGGTGGTAATGGATCGGGCAGCTCCAGCAGCAAGTCAAGCAATGGAGGCAATGGAGGCAATTCATCCAACATGCTCTCCGGCTTGCCACCTAACTTGAACCTGCCCTTCAACTTGTCACGGGAGGTGGAGATCATTCGCAAGGACTCACCtgcgtcctcttcctctcccggcCCCGGCCCCCTGGACTCTCCCTCCCAGGTGTCCATCTCCAAGGTGCGGACGTCCACCCCTCACTCCTCACACCCATCAACCGACCGTGCCCTCATAAAG CCAGtgagcaacagcaacagtagcagcagcagtagtagcaataccaGCAGCAGTCGCGTGGATGACACCCACACCCCTGCCCAGCGCCAGGCAGCTGCTCGACTGGCTCTGAGGAAGCAGCTGGAAAAGACGCTACTCAGG ATTCCACCTCCCAAACCACCTCCTCCAGAGATGCATTTCATCCCCAACCCCAACAATACTGAATTCATCTACCTACTTGGCCTGGAGCAGTGTGTGGAGCACATCCTGCTGAATGGCAAGATGACTGACCCACGGCCTGTGCCCTTCATCTGTTCCCAGTGTGGCACAGACTTTACCCCTGCATGGAAGTGGGACAAGGCTTATCTCAAGTCTAAGA TTAAAGTTGAAAATGGGCAGGAGGGCAAGGTGGTGTGCGAGCTGTGCGTCACCACCAACCTCAAGCAGGCCCTCAAGCAGGAGCACACCAACCGCCTAAAAGCCGCATTCGTGAAAGCCCTGCAGCAGGAACAAGAGATAGAGGCTCGCATGGCGCAGGTATGGCCAAAGAAG GCTTCACCCCAGCCAGATATATCAAGTGCATCAGTATCTATGACACCCGTGACGGCCTCgctgccctctccctctgcccgGCTGCCCTCCAGTGTGTCAGTGACAGCCGTCAAATCAGATTATGGTCACAACTCCAGGAGCTCCAGCCACCGCTCCTCTCCTTCAGTGGCCACGCAGCTCCAGATGCAGCGGGAGCGtgagagacaaaaggagagggaaagagagagggagagggagagagaaagggaaagagaaagagaacgagaaagggagagggagagggaaagagaacgtgaaaaggagagggagagagaacgtGAACGGGAGCgggagcgggagagggagagggagcgtgagaaagagagacagcagcgggagaaggaacagagggagagggagcaacGTGAACGGGaacagagggaaaaggaaatgttCTTGCCACCAGGATTAACCaagcaacaaaaagaacagtacatgcaaagcatgacAGCAGCAGCTGCAATGGCTGCTGCCATGTCCAACCCAGCTGCACTGCAACATCTGCAGGCAGCTCAGCAACAAATGATAAGAATGCAAGGATTAAGtgctgcagctgcagcagctGCTTCCCAACAATTACCTGCTCATATGCTAGCACCGTATTTACTTGGGCCATATAATCCATTTGGTCTAGGCCAGTTGCAGCAGCTTATGGCTGCCTCAGCAGCTCAGTTAGTCCCAGCCGCTTCCTCTGCTCCCTCACCTTccaacagtagtaatagcagcagcagtagcagcagcaaaagtttagctcagcagcagcaacaagagatAATGCGTCAGGCTGCAGAGGTCCATCGACAGTACCTCCTGGACATGATCCCCTCGGGCGGCCTGCACAGCCAGCAGTCACACTCCAAATGGAAGAGCTGA